In Lactococcus paracarnosus, a genomic segment contains:
- the hpf gene encoding ribosome hibernation-promoting factor, HPF/YfiA family, translating to MIKFNIRGENIEVTDSIRSYVEEKISKLEKYFTENQELTAHVNLKVYAEKTSKVEVTIPAKNITLRAEDTSQELYGSIDLVQEKLERQIRKYKTKVQKKRNNIATGKVFETFVELSAEEEIDEQNVEIVRTKNIDLKPMDAEEAVLQMDLVDHDFFIFNDAETNATSIVYRREDGNIGLIETK from the coding sequence ATGATTAAATTTAATATTCGCGGTGAAAACATCGAAGTAACAGACAGCATCCGAAGCTATGTCGAAGAAAAAATCAGCAAACTTGAAAAATACTTCACTGAGAACCAAGAGTTAACAGCTCATGTGAATCTGAAGGTTTATGCAGAAAAAACATCAAAAGTTGAAGTCACGATTCCTGCAAAAAATATTACCTTGCGTGCTGAGGATACATCTCAAGAACTTTACGGTTCAATTGATCTCGTTCAAGAAAAATTAGAGCGTCAAATCAGAAAATATAAAACAAAAGTTCAAAAGAAACGTAACAATATTGCAACAGGGAAAGTCTTTGAAACTTTTGTAGAGTTGTCTGCTGAAGAAGAGATAGATGAACAAAATGTTGAAATTGTACGGACTAAAAATATTGACTTAAAACCGATGGACGCAGAAGAAGCAGTTTTACAGATGGATCTTGTTGACCATGATTTCTTTATCTTTAATGATGCTGAAACAAATGCGACAAGCATTGTCTACCGTAGAGAAGATGGTAACATTGGCTTAATCGAAACAAAATAA
- a CDS encoding CtsR family transcriptional regulator: MRNTSDMIEKYLKELLSQATEIEIRRSEIAASFGVVPSQINYVIKTRFTLPKGFEVESKRGGGGYIRIVKIQYSDEHDFLMALIPKIPEKLSVSMLQDLLQLLFNEKIVDEREGNLLFLTLSSPVLTDLQRAILFTTLVHGFDKLY, encoded by the coding sequence ATGAGAAATACATCGGATATGATTGAGAAATACCTCAAGGAGTTACTTTCACAGGCTACTGAAATAGAAATCAGGCGCTCAGAAATAGCTGCTAGTTTTGGGGTAGTACCTAGTCAAATCAACTATGTGATCAAAACACGCTTTACTTTACCTAAAGGATTTGAGGTTGAAAGTAAACGTGGTGGCGGCGGCTATATCCGAATTGTAAAAATTCAATATTCTGATGAACATGATTTCTTAATGGCGCTGATACCAAAGATACCTGAAAAACTCTCAGTTAGCATGTTGCAAGATTTACTACAATTGCTTTTCAATGAAAAAATCGTAGATGAACGAGAAGGTAATTTATTATTCTTGACCTTAAGCAGTCCTGTCTTAACTGATTTACAGCGAGCGATACTTTTTACCACATTGGTTCACGGTTTCGATAAACTATATTGA
- a CDS encoding asparaginase translates to MKKILVIHTGGTISMHEADGQILPGDVNPMTHVQLTRFDNIEISSIDLLNLPSPHITPQHMLIIYQELKQKLPYFDGAVITHGTDTLEETAYFLDTLALPDDKPVVLTGAMRSSNELGSDGVYNYRSALRVAADDKAVGKGVLVVMNDEIHAAKYVTKTHTTNVSTFQTPTHGPLGLLTKHDSLYFQTAEARVRFDLSEIKGTIPIIKAYAGMGAGILVLLDSERIDGLVIEALGAGNLPPDAVPYLTDLIAKGTPVILVSRCFNGIAEAVYGYEGGGVALAKAGVMFVKELNSQKARLKLLIALNSGLTGQALKTYIEG, encoded by the coding sequence AAAAAATATTAGTTATCCACACAGGTGGGACAATTAGCATGCATGAAGCAGATGGCCAGATCTTACCTGGTGATGTTAACCCTATGACTCACGTGCAACTAACAAGATTTGATAACATAGAGATTAGCAGCATTGATTTACTCAATCTACCTAGCCCACATATTACACCACAGCACATGTTGATCATCTATCAAGAGCTTAAACAAAAACTGCCTTATTTTGATGGCGCAGTCATCACACATGGGACTGATACTCTTGAAGAAACAGCCTATTTTCTAGATACACTTGCCTTACCGGATGACAAGCCCGTCGTGTTAACCGGTGCCATGAGAAGTTCAAATGAGCTTGGTAGTGATGGCGTTTATAATTATAGAAGCGCCCTTCGTGTTGCCGCAGATGATAAAGCAGTTGGAAAGGGCGTATTAGTCGTTATGAACGATGAAATTCATGCCGCTAAATATGTGACAAAAACGCATACCACAAACGTATCAACCTTTCAAACGCCGACCCACGGTCCATTAGGTCTTTTAACCAAGCATGATAGTTTATATTTTCAAACTGCTGAAGCAAGAGTTAGATTTGACTTATCTGAGATTAAAGGCACGATTCCGATTATCAAGGCATACGCAGGTATGGGAGCCGGTATTTTAGTACTCCTTGATTCTGAGCGTATCGATGGCCTCGTGATTGAAGCATTAGGTGCGGGTAATCTACCACCTGATGCAGTGCCTTACCTGACGGATTTAATCGCTAAGGGAACGCCGGTCATTCTTGTATCTAGATGTTTCAACGGTATCGCAGAAGCAGTCTATGGCTATGAAGGTGGTGGTGTTGCACTTGCCAAGGCAGGTGTCATGTTTGTCAAAGAACTCAATAGTCAAAAAGCCCGTCTCAAATTACTGATTGCTTTAAATAGTGGTCTGACAGGACAAGCGCTTAAAACTTATATAGAAGGTTAA
- the eno gene encoding phosphopyruvate hydratase → MSIITDVYAREVLDSRGNPTIEVEVYTESGAFGRGMVPSGASTGEHEAVELRDGDKSRYLGKGVQKAVDNVNNVIAEAIIGYDVRDQQAIDRAMIALDGTPTKGKLGANAILGVSIAAARAAADFLEIPLYHYLGGFNTKVLPTPMMNIINGGSHADNSIDFQEFMIMPVGAPTFKEALRYGAEVFHALASILKAKGYSTAVGDEGGFAPNLKSNDEGFEVIIEAIEKAGYVPGKDIVLAMDAASSEFYNKEKGVYEFGKLANKPEEEWELKTEKEMISYYEGLVAKFPIISIEDGLDENDWAGWVEFTKALGKKIQIVGDDFFVTNTDYLKRGIAEGASNSILIKVNQIGTLTETFEAIEMAKEAGFTAVVSHRSGETEDSTISDIAVATNAGQIKTGSLSRTDRIAKYNQLLRIEDQLGEVAVYKGLDSFYNIKDKSSF, encoded by the coding sequence ATGTCAATTATTACTGATGTTTACGCTCGCGAAGTCCTAGACTCACGCGGTAACCCAACTATCGAAGTAGAAGTTTACACTGAATCAGGCGCATTTGGCCGTGGTATGGTACCTTCAGGTGCTTCTACTGGTGAACACGAAGCTGTTGAGCTCCGTGATGGTGACAAATCTCGTTACCTTGGTAAAGGCGTACAAAAAGCTGTTGACAACGTAAACAACGTTATCGCTGAAGCTATTATTGGTTACGATGTTCGTGATCAACAAGCTATCGACCGTGCGATGATCGCATTGGACGGAACACCAACTAAAGGTAAACTTGGTGCTAACGCAATTCTTGGTGTGTCTATCGCTGCTGCTCGCGCTGCTGCTGACTTCCTTGAAATCCCACTTTACCACTACCTTGGTGGTTTCAATACGAAAGTATTGCCAACTCCAATGATGAACATCATCAATGGTGGTTCGCATGCTGACAACTCTATTGACTTCCAAGAATTCATGATCATGCCAGTTGGCGCGCCTACTTTCAAAGAAGCGCTCCGTTATGGTGCAGAAGTATTCCACGCTTTGGCTTCAATCCTTAAGGCTAAAGGTTATTCTACTGCTGTTGGTGATGAAGGTGGATTTGCTCCTAACCTTAAATCAAATGATGAAGGTTTCGAAGTGATCATCGAAGCAATCGAAAAAGCTGGTTATGTGCCAGGTAAAGATATCGTTTTAGCTATGGATGCTGCATCTTCTGAATTCTACAACAAAGAAAAAGGCGTTTACGAATTTGGTAAATTAGCTAACAAACCAGAAGAAGAGTGGGAACTTAAAACTGAGAAAGAAATGATTTCTTACTACGAAGGTCTCGTAGCTAAATTCCCAATCATCTCTATCGAAGATGGTCTTGACGAAAACGACTGGGCTGGATGGGTTGAATTTACTAAAGCACTTGGTAAGAAAATCCAAATCGTTGGTGATGACTTCTTCGTTACGAACACAGACTACCTTAAACGTGGTATCGCTGAAGGCGCATCAAACTCAATTCTTATCAAAGTTAACCAAATCGGTACTTTGACTGAAACGTTTGAAGCAATCGAAATGGCTAAAGAAGCTGGTTTCACTGCTGTTGTCTCTCACCGTTCTGGTGAAACTGAAGATTCTACAATCTCAGACATCGCTGTTGCAACTAATGCTGGTCAAATCAAAACTGGTTCATTGTCACGTACTGACCGTATTGCTAAATACAACCAATTACTTCGTATCGAAGATCAACTTGGTGAAGTTGCAGTTTACAAAGGTCTTGACTCATTCTACAACATCAAAGACAAATCAAGCTTCTAA
- a CDS encoding ATP-dependent Clp protease ATP-binding subunit, whose product MTQTYTRILQEILKTARIFAAGNGADYAETQHVLAGMLSVNDSFSQNILTDHDVTIDMALAEIENHQLPEKTLQVSHIKFSPKVERLLSESDAFAMQNHLSETGSEHLLYVLLTDDDNVAKKLLELNKIKITDIVKDLVELGNLTVKKSTRKAVTPMGKRDAASDVSPSSLTPTLDSVARDVTEDARQGLIDPMIGRDKEIERVIHILSRRTKNNPVLVGEPGVGKSAIIEGLAQRIVDGNIPISLQGSRLMSLNIANVVAGTKFRGEFEDRMTAIVDEVSQDANTIVFVDELHTIVGAGGGTDSVTDASNIMKPALARGEFKLIGATTFNEYQKYIEKDAALERRFAKVTVEEPTANETVAILQGLKATFESFHQVSFDEEAIKSAVQLSVRYMPSRRLPDKAIDLLDEAAAAVKITAKNNLLEQSQLEKQIMSLETQLQEAVINKTFKEAKALNISLEKQIKKREKTISKKHISRVKETDVFSVVSNLTGVPVTQMSKSEMKRLVNLEKELHKRVIGQSEAVSAVANAIRRSRSGISDDKRPMGSFMFLGPTGVGKTELAKALAKTVFGDESSMIRIDMSEYMEKFNTSRLVGAPPGYVGYEEGGQLTEQVRNKPYAVVLFDEAEKAHPDVFNLLLQILDDGFITDGKGRKVDFRNTIIIMTSNLGATALRDEKTVGFGTTNQSADYAAMKARILEELKKQYRPEFLNRIDESIVFHPLAEKELSDIVKIMVQPLVDRLANRQINLKLSANAYQLIAKHGFDPEYGARPIRKALEKELENQLSDKLLVGDIVAGSLVTVGTMSDKLTIKIK is encoded by the coding sequence ATGACACAAACATATACACGTATACTTCAAGAAATATTGAAAACAGCTCGGATTTTTGCAGCTGGAAATGGCGCAGATTATGCAGAAACACAACATGTTTTAGCGGGTATGTTATCTGTAAACGATAGTTTTAGCCAAAATATTTTAACTGATCATGATGTGACGATTGACATGGCTTTGGCAGAAATCGAGAATCATCAGTTACCAGAAAAAACGCTGCAGGTATCTCATATCAAATTTTCACCCAAAGTCGAACGGTTATTATCAGAGTCTGATGCCTTTGCCATGCAAAATCACTTATCAGAGACTGGTTCTGAGCACTTGCTATATGTCCTGCTAACAGATGATGACAATGTTGCTAAGAAACTATTAGAGTTGAATAAAATCAAGATTACTGACATTGTCAAAGATCTAGTTGAATTGGGTAATCTGACTGTCAAAAAATCCACTAGAAAAGCTGTAACACCGATGGGGAAACGAGATGCGGCGTCGGATGTTTCTCCATCTAGCTTAACACCAACGCTTGACTCTGTAGCGCGTGACGTCACAGAGGATGCAAGGCAAGGTCTCATCGACCCTATGATTGGGAGAGATAAAGAAATTGAACGCGTCATTCATATTTTAAGTCGTCGTACCAAAAATAATCCTGTACTCGTTGGTGAGCCAGGTGTTGGTAAATCAGCAATTATTGAAGGACTTGCACAACGTATCGTAGACGGAAATATTCCGATTAGCCTGCAAGGCAGCCGCTTGATGTCGTTGAATATTGCTAATGTGGTTGCAGGAACTAAATTTCGAGGCGAATTTGAGGACCGTATGACGGCTATCGTAGACGAAGTCAGCCAAGATGCGAATACGATTGTCTTTGTGGACGAATTACATACGATTGTTGGTGCTGGCGGAGGAACTGACTCTGTTACAGATGCCTCTAATATCATGAAACCAGCACTGGCTCGAGGCGAGTTTAAGTTGATTGGTGCAACAACTTTTAATGAGTATCAAAAGTATATCGAAAAAGATGCAGCCTTAGAACGTCGGTTTGCTAAAGTAACGGTTGAGGAACCAACTGCAAATGAAACTGTTGCCATTTTACAGGGCTTAAAGGCGACCTTCGAAAGTTTTCATCAGGTTAGTTTTGACGAAGAAGCGATTAAATCTGCTGTTCAGCTCAGTGTTCGCTACATGCCAAGTCGCAGATTACCTGATAAGGCGATAGACTTACTAGATGAAGCAGCAGCAGCTGTCAAAATAACAGCCAAAAATAATTTACTAGAACAAAGTCAACTTGAAAAGCAAATTATGTCCTTAGAAACGCAACTCCAAGAAGCAGTTATAAATAAGACGTTTAAGGAAGCAAAGGCTTTAAATATCTCACTTGAGAAACAGATTAAGAAACGCGAAAAAACAATCAGTAAAAAGCATATCAGTCGGGTAAAAGAAACGGATGTATTTTCTGTTGTCTCTAATTTAACTGGTGTACCAGTTACACAAATGAGTAAAAGCGAGATGAAACGCCTAGTTAATTTGGAAAAAGAGTTACACAAGCGTGTTATTGGGCAAAGTGAAGCAGTTAGCGCAGTAGCAAACGCGATTCGCAGAAGCCGTTCGGGTATCTCTGATGATAAACGGCCGATGGGATCCTTCATGTTTTTAGGTCCAACAGGTGTTGGTAAAACAGAACTTGCTAAAGCACTGGCAAAAACTGTATTTGGCGATGAATCCAGTATGATCCGGATTGACATGAGCGAGTACATGGAGAAATTTAATACGAGCCGTTTAGTCGGTGCGCCTCCAGGTTACGTAGGCTATGAAGAAGGCGGACAGCTGACAGAACAAGTACGCAATAAACCTTATGCAGTCGTCCTTTTTGATGAGGCGGAAAAAGCACATCCAGATGTCTTTAACTTACTGTTACAAATTCTCGATGATGGGTTTATTACAGATGGAAAAGGCCGCAAAGTTGATTTTCGAAATACAATCATTATCATGACCAGTAATTTGGGCGCAACAGCCTTACGTGATGAAAAGACGGTCGGCTTTGGTACGACAAATCAATCAGCTGATTATGCAGCCATGAAAGCTAGAATACTGGAAGAGCTGAAAAAACAATATCGACCTGAGTTTTTGAATCGGATAGATGAAAGTATCGTGTTTCATCCCTTGGCTGAAAAGGAATTATCTGATATCGTCAAGATTATGGTACAGCCTTTAGTTGACAGATTAGCCAACAGACAGATCAACTTGAAATTATCAGCAAATGCTTACCAGCTAATTGCTAAACATGGCTTTGATCCTGAATACGGTGCAAGACCAATTAGAAAAGCCTTAGAAAAAGAACTTGAAAACCAACTTTCAGATAAGCTATTGGTAGGTGATATTGTAGCGGGTAGCCTAGTAACAGTGGGTACTATGAGTGATAAGCTAACAATCAAGATAAAATGA